GAATGGCCATATTTAATAATCCAATCAATCCCAAATGCAAGAAATCAAACCCTACTGGACCTTTCTTgagtatttagttttatttaaattgcaGAAGTAAAATGAACATATTGCTATGAGGTGACCatcatattgtgtgtgtgtgtatgtgtatgtgtgtatttagCGTGGAGTGTGTGTTAGCAGATTCAGATTGCGAGAACACGATGGCTGATAAAAGAGCACCAGGAAGTGAGAGAGCTGCCGAAAGAAGACTCGCCCCTCATATACAGGTACAAAAACACACCCTCACACACATATGCCTCACATTCAAGTGTACACTAACTAAACTCGCTCactctttgtttttctgtctgtttaGGCTTTTGACTATGAAAAAAAGAAGCTTCTGGCCACTAAAGGTGAGACTTGACTTTAAATGTTCACCGGTTAAATTGTGGTTATACAGTTACATCATATaacttgttctgtttttgtgtaGCCATGTTAAAGAAGCCAGTTGTGACTGAGATTCGGACCCCCACGGATACCTGGAGCGGCTTGGGCTTCTCCAAATCAATGCCAGCCGAGGGCATGAAAGAGCTGCGCAGGGCAAACCATGTGCCATACAAGCCCAGCATGAGCACAACATATGAGGTAAACGCACACAAATTACAGTACACGCAGCCTGATTTCAGATCAGTGTAGTCAGTCTGTATCTAAAGGTTAAAAACTGTTACTTTTGTTGTTTAGttgtgaaaatgttgtttttgttgaattAAAAAGGCTCTCTGTTTGTGTTGTACATTGATGTTTCTCAGGATTCTCATCTGTCTGTGTCAAACTCTGGGAGTAAGGAAAGTTTGTGCAACGGCACAGATTCCGACAGCTGGGGGGATCGCAATGGAAACGCTAACATCAATGGAAACAGACTTTCCGGAAACTCCGAATTTTCACCTGCTGTCAGCAGCCCAAATAGAACGAAGAACAAATCTAGTAAgacttttaagattttatttcttGAGCTTGCTCCATTAGCGCCCTGCAAATCTTGGGGACCCCCAGAGCCCACCCAAAACGTGGTGATGCTTGTATGTGCAATAAAATGGTTCAGAATCACATTAGTCACATACTAACACACAACCTATGTCCTGCTTGTTCTCTTTACGTGTGGGTCAGTAGGTGAGCAGTATCTGAGCAGCAGAAATTACATGGACAGTATTTCTCTGTCGGGCAGTAATGGCTGCTCCCTCAGTTCCTCCCTTAAAGGAACAGAACTCCCTGAGCTTTTCAGCAAGCTCGGCCTAGGCAAATACACGGACATCTTCCAACAGCAGGAGGTGATTCATGAACAAAGCCATTGATGTGAAAATCTGccttgtttgtctgtttgttcatTTGTGTTGAGTGCGTATCTATGCGTGTGTTCTCTTAATAGATTGACCTGCAAATGTTTGTCACACTGACGGATCAAGATCTAAAGGAGCTGGGAATCACGACATTCGGCGCTCGCAGGAAAATGTTGCTGGCGATCTCAGGTCAGTCATTTCATTAGACGGACAGAAaggataaacaaaaacaaatcatgTGGAAGAAATGAAGTCACTGCTTTGTAATGAAAAGCGTATAGCAACGACAGAAACTGCATTTCTTCTAACACTGACCATCTAGAATTTTAAGCCAGAAATGTATTttcaatcccagaatgcattgcagcaAGCTAAGTAAAGAAAAGCACATCCAAGATGCCATCCAAAAGTTGGCAATGTTATAATGTTGATGTTTAATTCAATGTTGAATCAGTGTAAATATATGTGTGCTTTTATTCAGTAAAAAACGATAGacaaatataacaaaattgtatttaatgtgtatgtGATCTTATTAGAGACATTAGAGATTAATCATGTTTATCATATTTAAATGTCTCCTCAGAGTTGAGTAAGAGCCGGAGGAAGCTCTTTGACACGCCCAACATTCGCTCCTCTTTCCTAGAAGGCGGAGCCAGCGGTCGCCTGTCGCGCCAGTTCCACGCAGACATGGCCAGTGTCAGCGGTCGCTGGTGATGTCTCACAGGTGCCATGAGCTTCAACCATGAGTTCAACCAGCCATCCATTAACCCAAACTTGGAACCGTGGACCACAAACCACTTGAACTTCTTTTTACCGGACTACGGTTGCTATATAGCTGAAATGGGATCCAAGGGAAATTAGTCAATATCGAGAACGTGTCATAGATGTCGTCTCGCATTTACTTTCGGTCAACAGGCAAAAGGCAGAGATAAAAAACTAACCGTACTGTTTGCATGCACTTCAGTATTGGTGTCTAGCACTTTAATCTGTAAACTCTGCTGTTTTTGCCTGTGTGTTGTTTgcatctctttttttttgtaacTTCAGTGTATCCAGTGCCAAAGTCAAATACATGCACTTATTTAGCGTGTCACACACAAAGATCATTGCTGTGTTGaatttttaaagacattttattttatagttgtattatgttttcatattttatgttAATCTTTTTAAGAGGCATTAtcagtttacatttattttcttttgttcatttGGTACAGCTTTTCAgttattgtttgttgtttagATTGTGGTCTACTCAACCAGAAGTCCTTGTAGTCATCTCAAACAGATGTCAGTCAGAGcggtttttttgtgtgtagatGAAGTCTGCTTTTCGTGAAGAATGAAGAACAGCAGTGAATCATAAAATTCCAGTTGGTTGTTTAAGAAATTTTTGTTCATCAGTTGAATTTAGGTTTTATGTGTAGCACATCAAATTTAAGATGCATTAGGTACTAGACCTAAACTTTTATCAGGTCTAAATTCTGAAATTTGTCTCTTGTCATATGCCAAGTGTATTGTGTCCTTGTTTTTCACTAATAAGCCGTACTTCATTTCTTCTTGACCAGAAGTTACTATTTTGCATCTGCTTAGACTTTCTTTTCAGACCAGATTGTAACTATCGTCAGTGGATGTATTCAGAGTAATCATTGTTATGCAGCCTTTGGTTTGTTTTCATTATGAAGTTTGTAGTACATGCAGTACAAGCTACAAAAAAGATGGTAAAATACATAGAAAGGGCTTTTCCAACCTATCTATTGCTAAATACTTTTATCATTTGCAACCATGGTAATCTCTCCctttagtttttttatgaaAGGAAAAATACTGACAGTCTCTGAAGTATTGCACAACAGATTGTGGTATTCTTGTATTTGCTCAGTGatattaataatgtttaattGTTGCTCATTAAGTCCAGAGTGAAAAACGTGTTAATGCGAGAAATATGGACATGTAGAGATTATATTCCTCACTATAGTGGAACCAATGTATAGGTTACATTTAGTACAGAGCAGGGATTCCTCTGAGGTTTTGTAGTCGAGAATTGTGTTTGTTCTTTTCTTCTGCGTGTAAGAAATCATGCCTGTTCATGTAGTTATTTCCTGCTTTTACCTGAAATAACTTCACTGTTTCTTTCGAGGGAACAActgctttgttctgttgttctgttaattGTGCCTTCCTCCTGGAGCAGTGTTTTTCCATATGTGACACTGGTATTTGTACCACATTGAAATCTTTGACAAAGGGAACAGAGTTAATGTTTTTGCCTTTTACGAATGTTCAATAAGTCCAAACCGGTGTCTTTAAAACGGACAGAAGCCATTTGTAGAACCTCTCTTTGATAGTTGATGTTGTCAGTTAGTGTTGTTTCCTCTCTGAAAGAACAGAAAAGGGAATTTAAAAACATGGAAGaacaaatatttgaaatgtttgcCACATTTGTGGCTTTGTTCCGGAAAATAAAAGTGTATGCAACCTAAATCAACATGTTcacgtttttattaaaagcaccTTTAGTAGTAGGCCTATGTTAATGATCAACCATTTATGTCTAATGTAGCATTGATTCAGTCATTTCTAGCCATGGTGCAGTTTATCTACAATAAACGTGTTATCAAATCCAGTCAAGTGTTTTATAAAAGAGTTTTTCATTTGTAGGCATTCTGTTCAGTGAGGATTATTGAGACTAAGTGGTCAAGATGTActgtaagattttatttaagtttGGTTAAAAGTAAAGCGTTATCAGAACCAGAAATGCACCAAAAAGCAGGgccgtgcacagacattttgaggggcagtGGCCGAAACAAAAAAATGGCACTAAGGGTTGGGGCAGGAGAAGACGGCACAGATATGTCTTTCTACTTATTACACTATAGCACTCAAATATGTAAATCTATATTTTCTGTTGTACTATGTTAAGTTACAACTCTTAAAACATTTACAGCATTTTCACAataatttttaaacatttttttgcgGGTGAAAAAGCGAAATTTACaagtatgcatttggcagacgcttttatcatttgtttctgagtatgtgcaatcccttggATCGAAcctatgaccttggcgttgctggTGCCACGCTCTaatcactgagctacaggaaatatAGATGCTTTAACTAATGAttcaatgtttttcacatgCTCTTCTGCTTACTGTGCTACTATTAATATGAtcttaataaaatgtcatttatatgATATATGTTATAGATTACTGGTTTCAACTAAGAACACAGATAATGGGAAATGTACCGCACAGGAGTTACAGTGTGACAAACTGTCAGCTTTGTGAAGGCATTTTCTACAAAGTGTGCCAATAACAGCAAATTTGGTGTTATTGATGAGATTTGAcaagaattctcattttcttATGAGAACATGGATATTTTGTACAAGTTGTTAGCAGTTAGCACCAATAATAGAAAGCAAAACATTaccaacaaaaatacaaaaaacaatctataaaatgatttattctgCTTATCAAGCACTGTCTGTAATGTGAGTTTAAGCTACATCTGCTTCTAAACAGGGAATCTGCAGGAATTGTGTGTTTGAGAGTAACCAAGAAACTGAAAAAGTAGTGATGAGTAGTGATGTTTAGTAGTAGTGAGCTAAAGTGGCATAAATTGTAAAAGTTAGCACATTTAGTTTTGCAGTACAATTTGCAACCAGTAGGGTGCGCCATTAATTTCCTTACAAGCTATTTTGGGGGATTTTTCTAGGACAGCAGGGTAAAGACGTGTTAAATTATATGACGATAGCTCGTTGTGGGTATAGTTTAGACATGTTGTTAAATTTCATAGTCTTCTATAATCTGATGGGCAACATGTATATCCAGTAAGtcgtatttttatgttttcttcgATCAATCTTTCACTCCTGTTTTAAAATAGTCTAGTAAATTGTAGAAAACAGAAGCAATCGAGCAAAATggctatataaatacatatgaTAGTAcggtttttacagtttttatattgatgacattttgaataaaaatacgATGTTCCAAACTCATCCTGAAACCTTTTtggattttattaagtaaatttaaAAACAATCTTTACATTTGTTAAGTAAAATATCTGTAAGGATTTGTGCAAAATATCGTCTTTAATAATTCGCACACCTGAACAAATATTGACTCTTAATCGAGGCAATAATTATGGTCTAGTGTTGTTGGTCATTTTCAGGGAAACGGGTTTAATTTGTCTTCACACGATGTTTTCATCTCTCAGTCAACTAATATATGTAAAGGGAGgcactatttttttttacagaaaaagttcattaaaatgttttattgtgcaaACGTTTAAATGCTTTTCTGACTGAACGCGTTGCTATGCACGTGAGCTGCACACTGGTCGTCAAGTGCAAAAGTTCTAAACGTCATAAAGGCATTAGATGATATCTAATGTTTGGCTCTTTTAACGTTACTGTTCAGCACTCTTGGCGTTGAGGTAGGTCAAATATTCAGCCAAAATAGCTattaaaaatcaatattttagCTTCTGTTGTTATCGAAAAGGCAGTGGTAATCAAACGTTTCAGATTAAGTACACATATTTGTTAAAATGAGACATTTCCAAGTTGTTACAACCGACTAACGTTAATCGCAAACGCAAACCACGCTAAAAGTAAACCTGTGAATCTTCACTTTTCTTCTCGCGATTTGTTTCGATGCATCTTGTTTTTCAATTTCATCTACAACAACAATATTTTGAAGTAAGATGATGTGTAAACTCTATATATCAAAGACAGAAATGTTTATTAAGAATACGCTTAGATATTTGCATACAAATTTAGAGAATATCTGTATAAACAGACAGAAAATGTGACCGGGGGTGATCAGTCTTTCTGTCTTTTCACATAGTGTGTCAAATCCAtcttataaaatatttgaaattccattttaaaacaaaatttaaatCAATTTATTATTGATATATTGTTTCCAATGTCCCATGTGTACAGGTACCACAGTTTGATAACCACTGCTCTAAGGTTCAGtaactaaaaatgcaaaaaacaatttaaaaacatggattattttagtaaagaaatgtttgagtagCTGTAAATTTAATTACTGAAAGTGTTGAAAActaaaaagtgttttgttatttctgttacagtatgtgattttcaggtattaaaaaaaatgtcaccaCTAATTTGATCCACTAATttatataatgtgttttttatttgccgtattatgttaaataacatgttttcttttctttctctctctggttAAAAGAATACGACAATGGAAGCTGCTAACAATAATCAAGATACTCAGTTCAAGATGGGAAaagacaagaagaagaagaagggaAGGCTGCGACGAGCTTTGAAAAAAGTCTTCCGTTGCTTCTTTCCCTGTGCTTCTTCCACCTCAAAAGAGTCTCCTGAAGATGACGTCTATGAGCTTTCATCTAGTAAGACTCAGACGGTGTCAACACCTCCATCCAGCGAGACGCAAAAGGTTTCTGAATCTTCTGCCATCAAGACTCAGAATACCAAAAAATTTGGTTTCATGGCCCGTCTGAAGGTGAAGATGTCGATAAGTCAGTCTAAACGATCCTGTAAGACTGACTCTACAGTGCCCGCTCCACCGAAGCCACCCACTGTATTGGGAGGTGCAGCCATGATCTTGGGCAGCGAAACCTCTGACAACAGCGATGAGGTTTATCTGCCAGCTGCACAGAAGAATAGAGATATTCTCGAAGGtaagagaatattacagttgATTCCAGACTTTTCTGTAGCCTTTCAAATGTCATGTATGATATTTAACATATGCCATGCTCTTTTCTTCAGAATATTTTGTATTAGAGAAGATGCATGCACCTTCTATCACCTCATCTGAGACCTTCTACTCCTCTGAGGAAGATGATCTGTTTTATGCCAGTAAATACTTGGCATATGAGCTGGAAGATGTATCCAGAGGTATGTGGGTCATTCCTATAATTGCATAACTTTTAGACTTCTACTGGGGACCTAAATGTTACTGAATTGTAATGATTCGCATCGTCTCTTACAGATTTTGATGAAGAGCGGAGCGTCAGTCCTCTGGCGTCCTTCACATACACCAGCTGCAGCAGTGATACTTCTGGTCTTCCGCTCACACACCTAGACGCAGGAGCTGTGAGAGGTaagaaaaaatgataaatgtttgGACGATCTCACTGTTTGATGCATGATATAATATTGATTGAAACTTTATTGTCTTTACAGATCTTCGCTGCCTGCATGTACTCTCTGTTTACGACGAGTAAGTACAAAAATATCGTGAACGAAATCAAAGCATTCGATGGACGTGCCAAGCACTGTATAATGCATTTATGGTTTTCTCTTAGCCTTATACTGTCCAGTGTGGAGGAGGATTCAGATGAGCTTACACAAGAAGAAATACTGCAATTGATTCAGTGCAGTACTGAACCTCCAAAGCATCAACAAGAGAATGATTATGATGGACAGAAGCAAATATTCAATGTAAAGTACATGGGGTgagttttttataattattagaTACGGATTCTATTAAACAAGTAGTGTTAGACTGTGGGTATCAAAGCTGTCCTATGACTGAACACTTTCTGTTTCGCTGACAGTTTTCCAAACATCGAGAACACATGTTATATGAACTCCACCCTCCAGTGCTTACTCAGCATTCCACCAATCATAAAGGACATAGTTTTACAAGAGAACACTTGGAAGAATGAGCCTGGATCCGAAATGCTCAGGTAAATCTAATAGTGATTAAaccacatttaatcatttatattaaacattttccCATCTAAACTGCTGAATAAGACGCATGTTCCATACAAATGAAATAACTGTATGTCTTTCCAGAGCTTTTTATGACCTTTATTTCGCCAGGCTGAATAAGACACAGAATATTCTGAGGAAACATCTACTGGCAGCTGTCAAAGATTGCATCGCTATTAGGAATCCATTTTTTGTGGGTAATGATCATCAGGTAGGGGTCgcataaatgtattacattgaAAATCATGGGCTTATTGGAataattgaaattgtatttttggTAACTTCTCCTTGGCTCTTAATTTAAACTTCTCTTGTCTTCTCCAAGGACGCCCATGAGTTCCTTATAACCCTCCTGGCTCAGTTGAAAGATGAGGCTGTGATGTGCCAGCAAGCAGAAATGATGTTTCGTAGCCCTGTAGCAAACCTGGAATTCAGGGTCAACCGCCTGCGCACCTGCGAGACGTAATTACATCACACATGCTAACCTGCACAcatttgttaaaatgtttaaagagtTGTTTAGATACTTCCAGAATACTTTCCAGAAATCTAATATTACAAACTTAAATTTGTCTTTGGTCTTGTTTGTCTGTTAGCTGTGGGAACCAAAGTTGCTCTACAGAGGAAGTCAATTGCCTGTCTTTGGtaatttttcctcagaagtCCCTCATCGAGAGCCTACAGCAGTACTTTGCAGTAAGTGTCAATTctgaaaaaaagttaaattataatattaatactgAGATCCCATgatttgattgatttttctcTCCCAGACATCTCAGTTAGAGTGCCGCTGTGACAAGTGCTTGGGGACCCAAGCCTTTGAAAGTGTGGAGATCCAGACGCTTCCCAGGTAAAACACCTTGTTGATCAGAGTTTGATAGTTATTACTTTAACTATTTCTTTTACAGATAGTTACTTTTACAGTTATTACTTTGACAGATAAAAATAAGATTCTGATTTTAATTTCTCTACAGGGTCCTGGTTCTTCTTGTGATGAGGTTTGACATGTTCACAGCGAGAAAGATCAAAGGCCGTCTGGCCGTGCCTGAAGAGCTCAGTCTGGCCAGCTTCACAGGTACTGCTTACGGTTTTtcaaagagttttttttttttcaaagagcTTATAAGAGCTTTTTGTAGACAGTGAACAGAAACTTTGACAAATCTTATACTTAGTATAAGTCAGAGTGTCGAGaattttatttcacaaaaatgGTCATGATATTACAGAAGCCAGATTGCCGGTATCCTATTAAAGTAAAAATCAAAGTGCAGTGATTCTAAATGATTATTCCTTAAGGATTTGTGAatgttctttaaatgtttgagttgttttttatttagggTCAGACAGCTGTGAGCAGGCAGCAGATTTATACAGCAAGGAAGCTACCCAGCAGGCACATATCAAAACAAATGCTAAACAACAGCAGGTACAGATAGAAAGAAAGAGATAAAAAGGGAGTTTAAGGAGAGAAAAGGTGGTAGAATTATGTTAGGAACAATGTTAGAACATATTATTTTCATACTCTGTTTTTTATTGTTGGGGAAAACAGGCCGACGCATCCTATAAGCTCAGCGGGGTTGTGTCTCATTATGGTTCAAGTCTGCATTCTGGTAAGTTTGCGTGTTCACACAGTTATGTTTGTtcttcatttgttcatttacCGTCTATTAAATAAGGTCATCTGTCTTACAGGTCACTACGTCAACAACATTCGTGATCCTTGTGGAGCTGAATGGCTTAGCTGTGATGACGACACTGTGAAATCCGTCACGTGGTCAAAAGCTTCCAACACCATAGAAAATTATGGatacatgtttttctatttGAAGAGGTAAATAACCTTATACTATTCAGCTTCTCACTCATACTTAGCTACCTGCTTTTTCTTTATAAACACTGACATTCtgactgttttgtgtttcagctgaaaaaaaagaaacggCTCCATATTTTCAGATCTTTTGTAGGTGAGTATTTTGTCTCAGAGACAACTGACAGAACAAGTACAATTGTAAATGTACGACCTCAGACAGCTGCTTATGTTTCAGTATAAGCAATTTGGACCCTTTTCACACTTCCACCTTTACCCAACTATGACAAACCTTCACATCCGGAAGTGTGAAAAGAGTCAATTACCTCTAAAGAAAAGCTGCAATGCTTTACAACAAAGATGAAAAGTCCTCCTGGCTCAAAACATCTGCAAAACATTTATGTCAGGTTTAGGCCCCATCATATCACAAAAACGGTgcttgttaaaattacaaatgactTACTCTTAGTATCACATCAAGGTCCGTGTGCgaccccctcctcggcttcttccaCCTGGACCGGCCCACTGGACATGTGGCCGGCTGTAGGGAGGTGACGGGGGTGTGACTAGCTCTGTGCTGGAGGAGTCGGACgaggagtcccacgactccctacGTCCCCGCCTGCCACGGAGGCTCTCTggcggtggagaggctgccgagggTGAGGTGGACAGCACGGTTATGCCCAcgaccccgatctgcagggcgCAACCCCCTTGACTCCGGCCGGTTCATGGCGTATCTAACTACGCGAtcgaagtccagcggtctcagcattctcatctccgcccgcgaaagTGGGTCCCTGAGGCCGGCGTTAAAGAGGACCGCCAGTTCTGCCTCCCCAAAGACCACCTCCTCTGCTGCCTCCAGGAACTCATCGACGAAGTCGTTGAGGTCGGAGTCCCCTTGGCACAGACCGCAAAGGAGGTGAGCCTGGCGAGATCGGGTTGCATCCATGCTGTCTCCTGGGTTCAATACGGATCGGTTCGTTCTGTCACAGATGTGGTgaacagaacccaagtgcagacagcagtgaaggggttaacaaatatctttattaaataagatcaaaaacccacgaggggggaacaaacatgataacaaaaagGCTTNtaaataatcgggatctcaatattggccaaaataatcgtgattatgttttttgtcataatcgagcagccctaacaGCAGGTACAGATAGAAAGAAAGAGATAAAAAGGGAGTTTAAGGAGAGAAAAGGTGGTAGAATTATGTTAGGAACAATGTTAGAACATATTATTTTCATACTCTGTTTTTTATTGTTGGGGAAAACAGGCCGACGCATCCTATAAGCTCAGCGGGGTTGTGTCTCATTATGGTTCAAGTCTGCATTGGGGTAAGTTTGCGTGTTCACACAGTTATGTTTGTtcttcatttgttcatttacCGTCTATTAAATAAGGTCATCTGTCTTACAGGTCACTACGTCAACAACATTCGTGATCCTTGTGGAGCTGAATGGCTTAGCTGTGATGACGACACTGTGAAATCCGTCACGTGGTCAAAAGCTTCCAACACCATAGAAAATTATGGatacatgtttttctatttGAAGAGGTAAATAACCTTATACTATTCAGCTTCTCACTCATACTTAGCTACCTGCTTTTTCTTTATAAACACTGACATTCtgactgttttgtg
This genomic window from Triplophysa rosa linkage group LG10, Trosa_1v2, whole genome shotgun sequence contains:
- the LOC130559816 gene encoding ubiquitin carboxyl-terminal hydrolase 37-like translates to MEAANNNQDTQFKMGKDKKKKKGRLRRALKKVFRCFFPCASSTSKESPEDDVYELSSSKTQTVSTPPSSETQKVSESSAIKTQNTKKFGFMARLKVKMSISQSKRSCKTDSTVPAPPKPPTVLGGAAMILGSETSDNSDEVYLPAAQKNRDILEEYFVLEKMHAPSITSSETFYSSEEDDLFYASKYLAYELEDVSRDFDEERSVSPLASFTYTSCSSDTSGLPLTHLDAGAVRDLRCLHVLSVYDDLILSSVEEDSDELTQEEILQLIQCSTEPPKHQQENDYDGQKQIFNVKYMGFPNIENTCYMNSTLQCLLSIPPIIKDIVLQENTWKNEPGSEMLRAFYDLYFARLNKTQNILRKHLLAAVKDCIAIRNPFFVGNDHQDAHEFLITLLAQLKDEAVMCQQAEMMFRSPVANLEFRVNRLRTCETCGNQSCSTEEVNCLSLVIFPQKSLIESLQQYFATSQLECRCDKCLGTQAFESVEIQTLPRVLVLLVMRFDMFTARKIKGRLAVPEELSLASFTGSDSCEQAADLYSKEATQQAHIKTNAKQQQADASYKLSGVVSHYGSSLHSGHYVNNIRDPCGAEWLSCDDDTVKSVTWSKASNTIENYGYMFFYLKS